In Luxibacter massiliensis, a single genomic region encodes these proteins:
- a CDS encoding SDR family NAD(P)-dependent oxidoreductase, giving the protein MQIVLITGSGRKGGLGYETAKQLGEKGCHVILTARKTEAELAVHTEELARKGISASYVPMDITSEESVKNAAASIEKEFGRVDVLINNAAVMQAGDPVETQDIQQIRQVFETNVIGTWNVTQKFIPLLKKSEHGRVVNVSSGAGSYRDPQYGFLDGAMGIPCSGYGISKLAVNGLTLKTAKELEKDHILVNAVCPDITDTFGSGMFGRPVEVSAKSVIWAATLPDDGPTGGFFRDGKELPW; this is encoded by the coding sequence ATGCAGATTGTATTGATTACAGGCTCCGGACGAAAAGGCGGTCTGGGATATGAAACAGCAAAGCAGCTTGGAGAAAAGGGTTGTCATGTGATTCTGACAGCGAGAAAAACAGAGGCGGAACTTGCCGTCCATACAGAGGAATTGGCCCGCAAAGGGATTTCGGCATCCTATGTGCCCATGGACATTACCAGCGAAGAAAGTGTAAAAAATGCTGCTGCGTCTATTGAGAAAGAGTTTGGCAGAGTAGATGTTCTGATTAACAATGCGGCAGTCATGCAGGCAGGCGATCCGGTGGAAACACAGGATATTCAACAGATTCGTCAGGTGTTTGAAACTAATGTGATCGGTACATGGAATGTGACACAGAAGTTTATTCCCCTTTTGAAGAAGTCGGAGCATGGCAGGGTTGTCAATGTTTCCAGCGGCGCAGGTTCTTACAGAGATCCACAGTATGGCTTCTTAGATGGTGCAATGGGCATTCCCTGCTCCGGTTATGGAATTTCTAAGCTGGCCGTCAACGGACTAACCCTTAAAACAGCAAAAGAGCTGGAGAAGGATCACATTCTGGTAAATGCAGTATGCCCGGATATTACGGATACGTTTGGCAGCGGAATGTTTGGCCGACCAGTGGAGGTCAGTGCAAAGAGTGTGATCTGGGCGGCAACCTTACCGGATGATGGCCCGACAGGTGGATTTTTCCGTGATGGTAAGGAACTGCCCTGGTAA
- a CDS encoding S16 family serine protease — MKDCIDQYLAVMQHTNENKGSALLLIGAPGTGQIILTGQIGDVMKGSACISLSLLKSRLPMNAVNFKEKDIHIHVPSGATPKDGPSAGITLFTALVSLITGKKVDSRLAMTGEITLRGEATTTSGLKEKALWRTVGWDYQGSDSKRQYK; from the coding sequence GTGAAAGACTGCATTGACCAATACCTGGCGGTTATGCAGCATACAAATGAGAACAAAGGCTCTGCCCTCTTACTGATTGGTGCTCCAGGAACCGGACAGATCATCCTGACCGGGCAGATTGGAGATGTGATGAAGGGATCCGCATGTATTTCATTGAGCCTGCTGAAATCAAGACTGCCGATGAACGCTGTGAATTTCAAAGAAAAGGATATTCACATCCATGTTCCTTCTGGCGCTACGCCTAAGGACGGGCCTTCTGCTGGCATCACGCTGTTTACAGCACTGGTTTCGCTGATCACAGGAAAAAAGGTAGATTCCAGACTGGCTATGACAGGTGAAATTACCCTGCGGGGCGAAGCCACAACAACCAGCGGTCTGAAAGAAAAAGCTCTATGGCGAACAGTGGGTTGGGATTACCAAGGTTCCGATTCCAAAAGACAATACAAGTGA
- a CDS encoding S16 family serine protease, which produces MPKDNTSDLKGVSEEIKSQLTIIPISTIEDVLKEMLGIQLPRIEQVIWSGATFGTPMTNIPG; this is translated from the coding sequence ATTCCAAAAGACAATACAAGTGATCTGAAAGGTGTTTCTGAGGAGATCAAAAGCCAGCTGACTATCATTCCCATCAGCACGATTGAGGATGTTTTGAAGGAAATGCTGGGAATTCAGCTGCCAAGAATAGAGCAGGTGATTTGGAGCGGCGCAACATTCGGAACACCAATGACAAATATACCAGGATGA
- a CDS encoding helix-hairpin-helix domain-containing protein translates to MTMIKEIRCDLREIPGVGKNIEQDLRNIGIRTIEDLKGRERK, encoded by the coding sequence ATGACAATGATTAAAGAAATACGCTGTGATTTACGGGAAATTCCGGGAGTAGGCAAGAATATAGAGCAGGATTTGCGAAATATTGGAATTCGGACGATTGAAGATTTAAAGGGAAGGGAGCGGAAATGA
- a CDS encoding GNAT family N-acetyltransferase, producing the protein MIRFVEQGDMGQVLSMMEEVKADFAGYQETEFLEALENAIRNKEAFLEEKQGKLAGIISFSYEEKEITFLAVRPEFRQCGIGRELVARVKSCFPSGAELSVITFRAGDEKGIAAHRCYHACGFEAGEELTVFDYPCQRMKVMIP; encoded by the coding sequence ATGATACGATTTGTAGAGCAAGGAGATATGGGACAAGTACTGTCTATGATGGAAGAGGTAAAAGCGGATTTTGCTGGATATCAGGAAACAGAGTTTTTGGAAGCATTGGAGAATGCGATACGGAATAAAGAAGCATTTTTGGAGGAAAAGCAGGGAAAACTGGCAGGGATAATTAGCTTTTCCTATGAAGAAAAGGAGATTACCTTTTTGGCAGTACGGCCGGAGTTTCGTCAGTGTGGAATTGGAAGAGAATTAGTTGCGCGGGTAAAAAGCTGTTTTCCCAGTGGGGCGGAACTTTCGGTTATTACTTTCCGGGCGGGAGATGAGAAGGGGATCGCGGCACACCGCTGCTATCATGCCTGTGGATTTGAGGCTGGCGAGGAATTGACCGTTTTCGATTATCCATGCCAGAGGATGAAAGTGATGATTCCTTAA
- a CDS encoding methyltransferase family protein, whose amino-acid sequence MNGLILLIPFFLIRFGLLWCRDRESVRRAAHFAPMIGNEMAAYWLYQISNAAIVIYLCFLKVRIEFSGLFLAGTVCYLLGLLLCAVSIIGFSSPSPEGLNTKGIYGFSRHPMYVSYFIYLMGCAFLTESWIFGGIILVFQISSHWIVLAEERECEKRFGEHYRQYRQEVRRYI is encoded by the coding sequence ATGAATGGTTTGATTCTGCTGATACCATTTTTTCTAATCAGATTTGGGTTACTGTGGTGTAGGGACAGGGAGTCAGTCCGGCGTGCAGCTCACTTTGCTCCAATGATTGGAAATGAAATGGCGGCATATTGGCTTTATCAAATTTCTAATGCGGCAATAGTTATTTATCTGTGTTTTTTAAAAGTACGGATAGAATTTTCAGGTTTATTTTTGGCTGGAACAGTATGTTATCTGTTGGGGTTGCTGCTGTGTGCAGTCTCTATTATTGGGTTTTCATCCCCTTCCCCCGAGGGTCTGAACACGAAAGGAATTTATGGATTTTCCCGCCATCCTATGTATGTGTCGTATTTTATATACCTTATGGGGTGTGCGTTTCTGACAGAATCATGGATTTTTGGAGGGATTATTTTGGTGTTTCAGATATCCTCTCATTGGATTGTCCTTGCAGAAGAGAGAGAATGCGAGAAACGGTTTGGTGAGCATTATAGGCAATATAGGCAAGAAGTAAGAAGATATATTTAA
- a CDS encoding GNAT family N-acetyltransferase: MFQSTIELKRTEDSAMVAKIAEKTVRAIYPQYYPAGAVEFFVELHSEMQIEKVKRKEDIYLVLAQGKIVGTGSIRKNEICRLFILPEYQGEGYGSRLMDVLEKLILEKHSKVHVDASFPAESMYFKRGYEIIAFEKIETENGDYLCYHTMEKIGL, translated from the coding sequence ATGTTTCAATCAACTATAGAGTTAAAGCGGACAGAGGATTCAGCTATGGTAGCAAAAATTGCAGAAAAAACTGTACGGGCCATCTATCCTCAGTATTATCCGGCGGGAGCCGTGGAGTTTTTTGTAGAGCTGCATAGTGAGATGCAAATTGAAAAAGTAAAGCGTAAGGAAGATATCTATCTTGTGTTGGCACAAGGAAAGATTGTAGGGACAGGGAGTATCAGGAAAAACGAAATCTGCAGATTATTTATTCTTCCTGAGTATCAGGGCGAGGGATATGGCAGCAGGCTAATGGATGTATTGGAAAAACTAATTTTAGAAAAACATTCCAAGGTTCATGTGGATGCTTCTTTTCCTGCGGAAAGTATGTACTTCAAAAGAGGATATGAAATAATTGCCTTTGAGAAAATCGAAACAGAAAACGGAGATTATCTTTGTTACCATACTATGGAGAAAATTGGATTATGA
- a CDS encoding DUF3795 domain-containing protein, translated as MKNFIREDQLFSLCGLNCALCSMHLGGHCPGCGGGVGNQPCKIAKCSLDHGKIAYCNQCRSFPCEKYPQEDKYDSFITHRNRYRDFEKLKKIGVNAYQKEQSEKAGILNDLLKNYNDGRKKTFFCLAVNLLELNDLRIVVEQAKKEETGFSVKEKAGYMAGVLQKVSEQKGICLKLRKKPAKGKEM; from the coding sequence ATGAAAAATTTTATCAGAGAAGACCAATTATTCTCTCTCTGTGGTTTGAATTGCGCATTATGTTCCATGCACTTGGGCGGACATTGCCCGGGCTGCGGGGGCGGAGTGGGAAACCAACCTTGTAAAATAGCAAAATGCAGTCTGGACCATGGAAAAATAGCATATTGCAATCAGTGTAGGAGCTTTCCCTGTGAAAAGTATCCACAGGAAGATAAATATGATTCCTTTATTACACACCGAAACAGATACCGTGATTTTGAGAAGTTGAAAAAAATTGGTGTAAATGCATACCAGAAGGAACAGAGTGAAAAAGCTGGTATTCTAAATGATTTGCTTAAGAATTATAATGATGGAAGAAAGAAAACGTTTTTTTGTCTCGCAGTGAATCTCCTGGAGCTGAATGATTTACGGATCGTGGTGGAGCAGGCAAAAAAAGAGGAGACGGGGTTTTCAGTAAAAGAAAAGGCTGGTTATATGGCAGGGGTGCTTCAAAAGGTCTCCGAACAGAAGGGAATATGTTTAAAACTGAGGAAGAAGCCTGCAAAAGGCAAAGAAATGTAG
- a CDS encoding DUF3795 domain-containing protein → MKMPIEGMNPEMFAPCGMNCMVCYKHCYHKKPCAGCNPGDEGKPEHCRKCKIKDCATDKGVSYCYECLEYPCRQLKSLEKSYNIRYHASLLENSLMVQTQGVETFMEKQKEKFTCPKCGGIISLHDAECSECQWKMQKKQGRLQLLD, encoded by the coding sequence ATGAAAATGCCGATAGAGGGAATGAATCCGGAGATGTTTGCCCCATGCGGAATGAACTGTATGGTGTGTTATAAGCACTGTTATCATAAAAAACCGTGTGCCGGCTGTAATCCGGGAGATGAAGGAAAGCCGGAGCATTGCCGGAAATGTAAAATTAAGGATTGTGCGACAGACAAAGGAGTGTCTTACTGCTACGAGTGCCTGGAATATCCCTGCAGGCAGTTAAAGTCTCTGGAGAAGAGCTACAACATCAGATATCATGCAAGCCTTCTGGAAAACAGCCTTATGGTACAGACACAGGGAGTGGAAACGTTCATGGAGAAGCAAAAAGAAAAATTTACCTGCCCAAAGTGTGGTGGGATTATTTCGTTGCATGATGCAGAATGCAGTGAGTGTCAGTGGAAAATGCAAAAGAAGCAGGGGAGATTACAATTATTGGACTAA
- a CDS encoding excisionase encodes MQEFHVKKDIGDVRIPVSEKYMLTIKEASRYFSIGVRI; translated from the coding sequence ATGCAGGAATTTCATGTCAAGAAAGACATAGGAGATGTGCGTATACCTGTCAGCGAGAAATATATGCTGACCATCAAGGAGGCATCTAGGTATTTTAGTATCGGAGTGAGAATATGA
- a CDS encoding excisionase: MKIPASGEKNILNQEEAIVHFGLSRRKFYKLLKEGKDTPFMALYGTRRLIIRTEFEKYLKLHSELKRRGS, encoded by the coding sequence ATGAAGATACCGGCATCAGGTGAAAAGAACATTTTGAATCAAGAGGAGGCAATCGTACACTTTGGCCTTAGCAGAAGAAAATTTTATAAGCTTCTGAAAGAAGGAAAGGATACTCCGTTTATGGCTTTATATGGTACACGCAGACTAATCATCCGCACAGAGTTTGAAAAATATCTGAAATTACATTCGGAATTAAAAAGGAGGGGAAGCTGA